From one Papio anubis isolate 15944 chromosome 12, Panubis1.0, whole genome shotgun sequence genomic stretch:
- the BUD13 gene encoding BUD13 homolog (The RefSeq protein has 1 substitution and aligns at 98% coverage compared to this genomic sequence): MAGTREAELAVAEFVDERPEEVKQMEAFRSSAKWKLLGGHNEDLPSHRHFLHDTPDSSPRRVRHDTPDSSPRRARHDTPDLSPLRGARHDSDTSPPRRIRHDSSDTSPPRRARHDSPDPSPRRPQHNSSGASPRRVRHDSPDPSPPGRARHDSSDISTTRRVHNNSPDTSRRTLGSSDTQQLRRAHHDSPDLAPTVTHSLPRTKSGKAPERASSKTSPHWKESGASHSSLPKDSKYEYDPDLSPPRKKQTKSHFGDKKQFDSKGDCQKTTDSDLSSPRHKQSPGHQDSDSDLSPPRNRTRHRSSDSDLSPPRRRQRTKSSDSDLSPPRRSQPPGKKAAHMYSGAKTGLVLTDIQREQQELKKQDQETMAFEAEFQYAETVFRDKSGRKRNLKLERLEQRRKAEKDSERDELYAQWGKGLAQSRQQQQNVEDAVKEMQKPLARYIDDEDLDRMLREQEREGDPMADFIKKNKAKENKNKKVRPRYSGPAPPPNRFNIWPGYRWDGVDRSNGFEQKRFARLASKKAVEELAYKWSVEDM; this comes from the exons TCACACAGGCATTTTCTTCAC GATACCCCGGATTCATCTCCTAGGAGAGTCCGTCATGATACCCCGGATTCATCTCCTAGGAGGGCCCGTCATGACACCCCAGATCTTTCTCCCCTCAGAGGGGCTCGTCATGACTCAGACACATCTCCTCCCAGGAGGATCCGTCATGACTCCTCAGACACTTCACCTCCAAGGAGGGCCCGTCATGATTCTCCAGATCCTTCTCCCAGGAGGCCTCAGCATAATTCTTCAGGTGCATCTCCTAGGAGAGTCCGTCATGATTCACCAGATCCCTCTCCTCCTGGGCGAGCCCGTCATGATTCCTCAGATATCTCTACCACCAGAAGGGTCCATAACAACTCCCCTGACACATCTAGGAGGACTCTTGGCTCTTCAGACACACAGCAACTCAGAAGGGCCCATCATGACTCCCCTGATTTGGCTCCTACTGTCACTCATTCCCTACCCAGAACCAAAAGTGGTAAAGCCCCAGAAAGAGCCTCTAGCAAGACTTCTCCACATTGGAAGGAGTCAGGAGCCTCCCATTCGTCACTCCCAAAGAACAGCAAATATGAGTATGACCCTGACCTCTCTCCTCCacgaaaaaagcaaacaaaatcccATTTTGGAGACAAGAAGCAGTTTGATTCCAAAG GTGACTGCCAGAAAACAACTGATTCAGACCTTTCTTCTCCACGGCATAAACAAAGTCCAGGGCACCAGGATTCCGATTCAGATCTATCACCTCCACGGAATAGAACTAGACACCGGAGCTCTGATTCTGACCTCTCTCCACCAAGGAGGAGACAGAGGACCAAATCTTCTGATTCTGACCTGTCCCCACCTCGAAGGAGTCAGCCTCCTGGAAAGAAG GCTGCACACATGTATTCTGGGGCTAAAACTGGGTTGGTGTTAACTGACATACAGCGAGAACAGCAGGAGCTCAAGAAACAGGATCAAGAAACCATGGCATTTGAAG CTGAATTTCAATATGCTGAAACCGTATTTCGAGATAAGTCTGGTCGTAAGAGGAATTTGAAACTGGAACGTTTAGAGCAAAGGAGGAAAGCAGAAAAGGACTCAGAGAGAGATGAGCTGTATGCCCAGTGGGGAAAAGG gcttgcCCAGAGCCGGCAACAGCAACAAAatgtggaggatgcagtgaaagAGATGCAAAAGCCTCTGGCCCGCTATATTGATGACGAAGATCTGGATAGGATGCtaagagaacaagaaagagaagGGGACCCCATGGCCGACTTCATCAAGAAGAATAAGGCCAAGGAGAACAAGAATAAAAAAG TGAGACCTCGCTACAGTGGTCCAGCACCTCCTCCCAACAGATTTAATATCTGGCCCGGATATCGCTGGGATGGAGTGGACAG ATCCAATGGATTTGAACAGAAGCGCTTTGCCAGGCTTGCCAGCAAGAAGGCAGTGGAGGAACTTGCCTACAAATGGAGTGTTGAGGAtatgtaa